Genomic DNA from Puntigrus tetrazona isolate hp1 chromosome 6, ASM1883169v1, whole genome shotgun sequence:
gtaaagatgatgttccatgaagatattttgtccataaatatatgaaaacgtaatttttattagtaatatgtgTTGCTGAAAACTTCATTTGAAGAactctcaatatttagatttttttttttttttttatttattttttttttgcactctcagattccTCAACCGAATATTTttcagtggaaagcttatttattcagtcatAGCGTTCAGACGAagcataaatctcaatttcaattTTGTGGTCACACGTGAGATATTTTATCCTCACAATCCTCTgctcctcttttttttcccccacagatAACCGCGCTGAAGATAAAACACAATCCGTTTGCCAAAGCTTTCCTTGACGCGAAGGAAAGGTACATTAATCGACAAACACTGGCCGTGTCGGAAGATAAGTTAACAATGCGTATTTCAACTCACAATAATATCATAGCGAGCATTAGCGCTAGTCAAGCTAGCATGACTGTGCGAAATCAGTCGTGATTAGCGACCAATTATTAAACGTTTATGCTTTGAATCGAGTGAGTGTGCGAGTAAAAGAGCTTGTTGGAGAGGCAGTGTGAAGTGTGAGTGAGAGATTTTGAGCGGCTCCAGTGAAGAATGTGTGAGATATTACACAATAATGTTGGTGGAATGAGCGCTGAATTATTGTACTCTAGTAAATGTAGTCATAACTTCACCGGAGCAGAGGTATGCACTGCTCAAATGAGACTGTAGTGTAGAGACTGTAGAGACAatcccccaaaaatgaaacactttagtttagaATCAGTTCTGGCTATTAACTAGTATTAAAAAATTAGTAGCATActtgctgtttattagtacttataaagcatatcttaatgccttattctgaaTGACCATATTTTACATCCCTTGCTGCTAAAACTAGCAGATactttactattattaataagcagcagattAATAGTTTGTGGCTAATGCCGTAGATGATGGACAGTTGATAATGACAAATGTACCTTATTAAAGAATGCctgaaattatatttagcataaagaaaatgatatgatatgcatatataaattaacacaGATTTTAGGAAACGTCATATTTTGCATTGTTACAATATATTCAtggcagttaaaaaaaaaaaaaaaaagagagattccagactaattttttttttaaattaacagaaATTGAAGGAAGTACTACAAATACCATTTCGatttttgatataaaacacacacatcagtacATACACcagtgaaatatgaataataattacatttaaatagtggAAAAAAACAGACTTATGATAATTTAGGTAATCTTTGCATATACTATACcattcagtatttttaatacttaaattaatgcatacatctataaataattgcattaaaataacagaTTATGACAGTAAAGATTTAGATTTTCgatcatatatattttgaaatatatcattttacacaaaaactaGTGAGCAgcttttagttttcaaaaaaataccAATGAGAAAAGtaccaaatcagaatattagaatgattcctgaaggatctTGTTAtgctgaaaactggagtaatgatgcaaaaaagtTGTTACATGAGTATAAAAGACAGAGAATCTTACCGATCCCAAACTTCaacaatattttatgcatttaatttctgcGTATTATTAACCATTATCATATATTAGTTCTATATTTGAGGCATGTCTTTTCTCTCCATAGGAGCCATCCTAAGAATCACCTCGAACCTCCAGCTGAAAACCAGCATATGGGCATACCACACTGTCAGTCATTCATGTTCCTGTTTTACTTTAACGATTTATAGACTTATTTAAGAAAGATTTACAGCATTTAAATCATTTGCTGCCTGCAGGTGGATGGTTCCTATCAAATCCAGACACTCTTTGTTCTGCTGGTGGAGGTAACTTTCCGTACCCAGGAGGTTTACCACTTACTCCCCATCATGGGTACAAACACTACCCAGGCCTGCACGGACACCGAGCTGCCCCGTACCCACCGCCCTACCTGCCCCGCCACCATCACCACCGGGGCCATAACTCAGGTGAACTCAGGCTTTTTGTATTAAGACAGGGTTTCCCAAATGAAGAAAGTGCAGGGGGAATGTATGCtgatgaaaagctaataattaataaaaccaaATCTGGGGTTGACAGTAAAAGCTATTTCTCACAAGCTTTATTTCTGCGTACGCCGTTAGTTTAATGCATTTGCGAACACACTATGCACTAGTTTCACTTATGTAATCACATTTGCataatctttaatattttttgtgaatggAAGTTTACTGCACTTCACCAGTGTGTCACCAAAATTAAACGGTGATAAATTAATAGAATTATAGCTATAATTAtcaaatacatatttctttgtaatttacaactaatatatttttttctttttttataattagaatttaaactaataataacagttctggcaaatgattaatcatgattaatcacatccaaaataagtttttgtttacataataaatatacacgcacatatattatgtgtatatatatataaatacacattcgtttatatattgaataaaaatgtatatattaaatatatatttatattcgataaattatattaatataaatatattttaaaatatgttttatgtgtgtgtttttatatatacatagtaaatatacacaacacacacatattatttataaacaaacttattttggatgcgtttaattgtaattaattgctTGACCCactacattattattgttattatttaataaaacaataaataagttttagtttaatttttcatCACTGAaccataaatatacaaatgtgtcttttaaattattgaaatcTTATATTAAAATCTTGGGGTTCcttccaaatattttaatatttaaaatattatttttaaatatttttaatatttacaaatattagtttaaagAGCTTggctgaggaaaaaaattggaGTTAGTTATTAACTAACTGTTAAATCACCATcatgtttcaaacctgtatgaaccCGTTTCCTTCTCTTGTGTAAAGctccaaacaaatattttatatcactGATAtcggcacccttggtaaatacgATCAAAGAGGTTTTGTCTGTTAACTCACTTCAGTTTTCTCATTTTTCCTTGAAGTGTCTCTCTCTGAGAATCTGAGTCCAGGTGCTATGCAGATGTTCTCTGGTCACGAGGGATGGACAGGCATGTCTCCTCCAGGTCCTGCTGCGATGCTGTCCATGCAGCCTGCTCCGAGCTCACCTGGAACCAGCAGGTCAGAAATTCTTACACAACATGCCAATATTTCCAACAATAAGGTGATGTAAATAAGTCAATGAGCTCGTGCGATTTCCAGTCAGTACCCGTGCCTGTGGACCGTGAGCAGCTGCACCGTATCATCCAGTCCTCCAGGAGGCATCGTGAGCAACACACACAGCCAGGAGGAGCCCACGGATGGAGGCTCCACCTCAACATCGCCCTGCTCTCTGCTGCAGGGCCACGGACCAACCAGCTCTGAGGGTGCTGTCAGCCAGGCCAATCACAGCAGGGCGGGCGGGGTGAGCTGGCCTTCTGTCTCCACCCACTCGTTTTGAGTGTTCTTGTTTATTTGCAAAGAAAAAGGTGTACGTGATCTCTGAAGATCATGAGCGTAAAGCCGGTTCTGACGTGTCAGTGGTCCTGTCCCAAATGACTCAGCCTTTTTCTCTGATTCTACGCTTAATGGCTTCGTGGGAATAAAACAATCCTGTAGGAACTAAATGCTGTCAGGAGTTACTCCTTATCGTGAAAAAAAACAtcgatttatttgattttcctGGAATTAACAATAGGATATTTGAGGTACCTAGCAAATCTgccttgaagaaaaacaaatgatctCTGTAATTAACGGAAAAGCCCAGGCCATAAGATCACAAATCCAGACAGGGCCATCTTTTATCTTTTACGgtagaaaaaaatctttttgcgCTTTCAGTGTGTTGTAAACTTGTCATAATATCATATTTCAGTGTATTACAAGTCTTGCAATGAATCTGAGCACATCTTTTTGTTGTAACTATAAATGTACATTagcgttcaaaagtttgggatcggtgagattatttttaatgttctttttgaGTTTTGCAGTCTCTTATGtaaaccaaggctgcatttattatgcaatattattatttaaagtaactgttttctattgtaatgattgtaagtgtaatttattcctgtgatggtgaAGCTGGATTTTCCCCATCGTTATTAATTCTTGTCACGCGATCCTTAGAAATCCTTCTAATGTGAAAATTTTCTGTTCAAcagacatttctgattatcaacaatgttgaaaacctaactgcattttaatggaaattgtgatatttttttcagcattctttaataaatagaaagttgaaaagatCAGCTTTTAATTATAATAGAAATCCCTTTTTACATTAAGCTTAGtgaccccagacttttgaaGGGTATTGTACATGTACCAGAAACTTGTACCTTTATCTTTTCACAATCCGCTTTTATACGTTTGTACAGTCTGGTCAAAAGTTGAAAGCTGTTATCTGCACACAGAACATCTGACTGGAGTGACTCAGAGCGAAAGCTTAATACAACCACAACTGTGGTAAAACTCTACAATTAGGCCCCAGCATAAATGGTTGGTTAATCAATTTAACCACTTTGGCTTGTGGAACAAGGCAGTGTTTTGGCAGGCACCGTGATTTCGCTCTTACCTGGTCTTTTTACCTCCACAACAGCAGACACATTCATTCACAATctcactctctcgctctctctctctcacacacacacacacacacacacacacattcattgcATTCACACtttcacagacagaaacacaaacacattaaagttGCATTCACACAACTACACACAGCTCTGCTTCCTCCAAAAGCAGGCCTCACTTATCTGCAGTTTTAAAACGATGCATAAATAGAAGACAATTATTCCCCCATCATATTTTTCCGCtcttgaaaatgttattttaatcgTGCTGGTGGAGTGGACCACTCTGTTGTTTTCACATGagtgtaaaaaataatgacgGCTGTCCAGTGAATGGGCCCTTGGCATATTTAGACCACTATGGGCatgcagctctctctctctctctctctctctctctctctctctctctctctctctctctctctctctctctctctctctctctctctctctctctttttcttctctctcactctctctctctctctctatctctctctcgtacacacacacaatctcttatattttttacttttctatttcttatattttcataataatccTTATCTTTTTGTTTGCGATGACAAATCCTATTTTAGGcctaaaaaattttaataattccaCCTCTGACACCCGACACCACAtacctaaaattaaataatattaactagCACTTACTACGTTAATACGTGACTACAATAGTCTTGACCCCGACTGCTAGTGTACTGTGTCctgaaatatttacttaaaaaaaaaaaaacgtatgtaCAAGACATTACTTGTATTGTTGTGCCGTTTTTAAAGGAcagttcagttaaaaaaaaaaaatgtttaaaattaatgtttgcaGAATCAAAGTCAGTAATACAGGGCTTGGAATAACATGAGGTAGagtaaattaaagtattttctgggtgaactgttcctttaataagaaacttttacaatataaaacattctGTTCAAAGACAAAAGAATGTTTTAGTGTTAACGTTGCTCAAGGACTCAtgcgttgttgttttttcttcagttaTTTGTAATTATGCTGCTCTTAAATAATATTGAATGCCCTAACTTGCTATAAAACCTGTTTAAATGTACCGTTCTTTCACATGAACGAAGTGTTGCAAATAAAGTCTGAGTTTCATCATCTGTTAGCTGCCGCCTAGATACAGTGACTCAATGTCCGTGTCATAGTCTTTCCTGGGAGGCTCCTCTGGGCTGGAGAACTCCTCTCCGAGCATCCTCCACCACGGGAGACGCATGCTCTGCATCAAGGCGTTGTGGGATTGACGGGCGAATGTGGCCACAGGGCAGGAGCGGCTCAGGAACAGATTCACATCCCCCGCTCTGGCATCCTTCAGTGACGgcgcatctaaaaaaaaaaaagagtgactTTAGATTGCTGGTTCTCAAtttctacaaaacaaaatgatatataaatcaGCTATATGTAGATGAGCCATAGATTAATGGCCGTACTGAATAAAAGCTCTAAGTCTGTGTTGATCTGTGCAAGTAGAGCCTGTCTGTGCTGCTCGTGTGTTCGATCAGACGCTCTGTTGATCAGGTGCTGGTGCAGGAGGCTCTGGGCTCTCTGATGGAGCTCCACACTGCCCTCTGCTGACCGCACAGATGactgcaaaacagaaaaaaaaaaaaccttttaaaaggAGCACTTTATAAAAGAGGATCTGGCTTACGGCTCAGTTCAACTCCAAAGCTTAAAAGGCTAAGAGAACACAAGATTTCTTCAAGGTGACTCACAGGATGTTGAGAGATGTGCTCCTGTATGTGTTGCTTGAGCTCCGTTCTTCTACTGTCAGTCAGTCCTTTTGGTCCTTTTAACGGCGTGAGACCGCTTCTCTGTGCTCTGCGGCGTTTTAAAAACCGCAGCGTCTGACCAATAAAAATGAGCACATAAACGGTTCAAGGAATAACAACTGTTCAATGTATTAATACGACAAGtgtataatgtacatttattattttcacgtGTACAAAGTCCATGATtgttatgattaaaaaaaaattagcaaatttaaattaaatctaaactaaaaagaaataaatggaaaaataagcttatttttttttagctaattgccatttctcatttctgttaaaacttaactaaaaaaaaactacaaatgatTACATGGCTTCATGGAATACTTGATTTTGATTGGTCAGTCACCACATTCCAAAGTATTTCTTGAAAAACTAATAACACTGGCTCATCTGGGTAACTCCTATTCTGCTCTATTTTGCGATAACAACAAACTGAAGGTACATTATACCTTAATAATAAACtactaaacctttttttttaagtagaactgaaaatggaaaaaactatataaaaatatcagtgaCCGAGTCTGAGCTTTGATTCACATGACGTGTAGACTCACGGCTCTCTGTAGAGTGACGGCAGCTCTGTGCTGTCTGAGAATGTATCTGTGCTGCCGGAAGCtgcgtctctctctgtgtcctcTCCACACTCTCTGAATCAACACGGCTGCCTTGTTCTCCAGCTCCCCAAGGTATCGCTCCACCTGGGCTGAGAGAGGAAGACGTTATATCAGTTAAAGACCTCATAAAATGCTTTGACATGGGGTGTTCTTTCATTTGCTGACAGCACAGCGGTGACGGGTGAGGAGAGACCCACCACAGGATTGTAAAGCGCTTTGGGTGCGCACCGATACGCAGTAAAGCGCTATATAGACGcctcatttttttattccattagaaaatacattttttgtttttcaccttAAAATGATTTCAGCTAGCTGCTAACGCAGGTTTctcattaaatttaatattaaattttttttctcaattaccaaaaacatttcaatggttttatataaaataacctTGATATGCACGATATGGTTACTGTTTGGGGTGTTTTTGTTACCAGCTGGTAGTATCTCCATCAGATGAAGCTGGTGTTGGCGGAACCGTCTCATGGCTCTCTGTCTTCGCAGACACACTTGATGACGTAGTTCTTCTTCTGCACGTTGTCTCTCGGTGTGTTCCTGTTGTCGTCTGCGCTTTTCCCTAATGCACAAACATAAATCTCATTGCTCATATACAGTGTCCTTAAATTGCAAATTCATTTCACAGAAGGACTGActgaatgttgttttatttttttacctgaaGCTGCGCTGTAATGTGCTGACCGCTCTGGGGAGTTTCCTCAGTCTTTTTCTGGTCTGATGGGCTCTCCAGGCTGCCTGGATAATACAAGCTGCTCGCACATACTCCTCAGATGACTCCTTCGTTTATATATCCAGCGTGTAGGGTAAAGAGatacataataaacaataaGAATACAAGAGAACAGCCAGTTTAATTCCAAGCAAACAGAAAGATAGTGGAGAATGACCATGTATTATGAGTTTTTAATAGAAACCTTGTTcatccaaaatgaacatttgctgaacatttactctccctcaGGCCTTTGAAGATGTAGAGAAGTtagtttttttgattaaaagtgCCATCAGAACAAGAGTCCAAGCAGCTGATAATCCTGTAAAGTCACAGGCTGCATGTTTACTTTCATTGGACGAAGAGTTATTATGGATAAAAGTTTTCTTTATGATGTTTATCACAagcacagatttttttcttcaagacaTTAGTTGATGGACTGGAGTAATGTGGATTActcgtgattttttttttatttgtttggactctctttttgacagcacccattcactgattaactaaaaaaaatcttgtatgGCTTGaggataagtacattttaagcagatttttatttttgggagaactataaTCATAAGTGTACCAGAAATATGCTACCGAATGTAAAATATGTCTTCATTAAGGCATTTAGCGGAGACTTTAAGCTGGTGGACACTGACCTTAGTGTCTGTCTGCAAGTGATCAATAAGCTGATCCAGTACAGAGTCGAAGCCTTTACCGCGCCAGTCTTTTACAGCCAAATCAGCCAAACCTGCAGATTCAAACATCAGAAGACCGGTCAGCACTCAGCAACTAAAACTTGAAGATCTTCAGAGATCTAAAGAGCATGACTGTACCTCTGTATCGCCTGTGAATGAGCTGATGGGTTGAGCTGCTGTGGTCCAAGATCAGAACAAGGGTCTTTACAGCTGCTCTGCCAATCACAGGATTCGAGCTACTGGACATTTTATACACAATATCATCCATGATGTCAGTCAGAGCCCTGGCTCCCATCTCGGATACAACAACACTGCAGAACCAATGGGAGAGATACCTCAGTATTGGAATGAGAAGCGGTTACGTAGAGATCGTATAATGGACCAGGTGGCTTTCTGTTGTACCCGTTTGCCCTGAAGATATTGTTCCACATGGTGAGAGTAACAATGGAGATGTCATCATCTTCACAGATCTGGATGTTCTCATAATGTTTAGATCTCAGTACTGAGGagagaatgttaaaaaaatcgGTTTGATTTCAGTTCAAGCTAAAATCCGTATCTAAACGCATCTCGTGGAGATTAATTTGCTAAATTTATAGATGTTTACCATGATGAAGGAGATGTGTGTGAGCCCTGAGGAGCCAGCCAATCGAATCAAAGACTTTTCTAAATAAACGAATCATCTCATTATGTGCCTTGTCCtgttaaaaagagaaattaaataatCTGGTTGGTTACTACTAatctaataaaatcatgctcttAGACCTTTTTGCTAATATTtcccattatttaaaaatgtgctattgttggtaaaatgtaaattattttcaaacatcATTTTGTTAAGATTCCGTCTCAAACAAATagttatgttttaatgttagaCATACATTCAAGGTTGCATGAATGATGTAGAATGtaaacattaatcaaaacttGATAACTCTCAACGAACATTCTATTATGGCTACTGAAAGAACATAACTTTCAGAGAACCTTTCCAGAACTTCAGCCAAAGTTCTGAGAATGTTCTCTGTTAGCTGGATATATTGTATGGTGTGGGTATTGTATTGTATGGTTATCGAAAGTCAGATATGAGAGAACTAGTtagaaataaaactgtttaagaTTTGTATCACTCTGAAAGGTTTTTCTTTGCAATAATAACCCAAACCTCACTGCTCGATGCTTTGTGTGATTCAGGAGATATCTTACCCGCAAAGCTCTGTTCATTAGACAGTCTGCGAGAAAAAGAAGGCTTTCCACCACGGAAGGCAGAAATTCATGACTAAACACCTCCACGTCTCTGAAAGCACCCAGACCCACACAGCATGTGCTAGTTGGACAGAAACGAGTTCAAACTCAATGAAACTGCGAACTGCGACAGTACTCGAgagtatttatatatgaataccTGAGGAGATCTGCCATCTGTGTCAGAACTGCATAGCCTCCGTGAATCTTGGCTGGACTGAATCTCAGGGTAGAGGAGCAGTACCGCAGCACACCATGAGAGTAAAGACTCTGTTTACATGCCTCCAGATCCCTCTGATCCCCTAAAGACTTCCTGCCCACAAGACCTGCTCATGAAAAGTGTTGGAGTTCATTCACCTAGGAGATATATTGCGTTCTAGGATAGATGTACttgaatataaacataattattgcATAATTACTATACATGCAATTTTATGAGCTCATATGAACTGAGAGGTTATGTTCTGTATTATCTTTTGTCACAGGATTTGTCACACCTCATGAATTGCAAAAAACTAACAGTTTTAATCATACGATATTCTACTGTGATAAGTATAGGAAAAGACAGGACTTTCATTATCTGTACCTTTTAATTTTGAATACACGTCGTTAACCTTGTTTTCAGATTGTTCTCGGATGTCTGCGACCAGATCCTTCAATTCTGGGCTCATTTCATCTCCTGAGGGACCCATTGCGCTTAACGGCtcgaaatataaaaatgtcgaATGTTAAGAGGATATTTAGTTTATAACTTCTCGTATATCTGGTGAAGATGTAACTTCCATGATTCTTCTGGTCAAGAAAATCGACAAAATATACGGCAACAGACGAGAGCCAGTTCGGTTTCTACGGTAACCTTACGTCATCACTCTGCGACTCGTGTTgagaagttttttttcccctcagaatTCTCACACATGATGTTGTTTATAACAATAAtcggtatttttaaaaaaacaaaaaacaaattcgCATATGGTGTTCGTATTTCTTACTGTATGTTGTGATTGTATGCATTCTCCAGCCATTGTAAAAGCCCTTTTGTGATGAATGATAACGTTTTGAATGTGATTTCTGGCatatatttggatttttttgtgtttattaaatttccTCTTAAATCTTGGTGTAACACAATACCAAGTTGCCAACCATGTCGTTATTTCCGCGACAACAGTGACTCCAACTGGATGAGTCGAGTGGTTTAGTTAGAACTAACTGCTCATCTGTGTGCAGGGCCTTCACATCAAAACAATGCTTAAAGCATGACAAGAttattaaattctaaataaattatgtaaatattgtatacaatatatactgCACTGAAACAAGAATAACAGCAGTTATTATAAATTAGGctttaactaaatgtatttcaaaacgtatatatttttatacagccTAACAAATACGTTTCAATCTCTAATTTGGccagaattatttttgtatgtatttattttaagtgaaatTAATAGTTGAACTCAAAATAGgttattttctaattaaatatttcagagagggtcacatatatacattagtTTGAGATGTAAAAATTGTGGAGAATGTATCGACTCGTAAACCTGTAGTTGGAAACAAACTAGTGAAAAGTTACACCAGATCTCAATATGCATTCTTCTTGTCTTCAGGAACAAACCTGTATTGCCCTCTTATGTGGCAAATACCATTGGAAAGCCTGCAACTTTATGTGGAGACCCTCCAGACAACAGTGAGCTGGACATGACTGGCCCGGATTAACATGCAAGATTGTCAAAATCCACTAAATAAAGAGTTTAATATCTGCTTTGTGAAGGTATACTTTTAAACTACAGGTCAAGCTGTGCTCTGTATGGATTTAATGGGGAACATTTCTGTTGATTCTTCATTATTCAAGAATGAAAACTAGCATGCTTAGGACCAAAAAAAGTgatattctttcattatttcacattataatttaatttacaatatatatataaaagacatttaaaaacatccaCTAATTCcatataatcaaattaaaaacaatacacacattGTCATACTGAATTATTTCTTTAGATCAACTCTCAGGGTCTTCTGCAGACTTTCTATGCTGGCATCTAATGCTGCAAGCCCATCTCTGAAATTCTGCTCATCCTGTGTGTTAAATGTAGACCAGGAGTTTATGCTCCAGTCAGAGGCTAAAGATTTAACATCAAAAGAGGAAAAGGTGTTTTCCGTCACTGATGGGCATCCATTGGATGCTGACTGAACACCCATCCTTAGGCATCTTCGGGCATGTTGGGATTGCACCGGCTGACTGTTGAGGCctttatttttctgatttaaatgCCAGGCCATTCCCTGATGATCTGAAATGTAATCTCGGCCATCGTTCTTCACGTCTTGAATGTGAAGCCCATCTGAGATGTCCAGCTTTTCAAAAGCACGGCCCTTATATTTCAGCTCTGCATGAGCATCCACATCTTCCCTTTGATTCTTGGATGATAATGCATCACACTCATTGAGTGGATTGCTGTGAGGACCTCCTGAGGCAAGTTGCACCACTGCAGTCTCTCTTAAAGGGGCAAACATTGTTTGTTTCTGCTCTTCTAACTGAGACACATTCTCAGCTATGGTTTCCAGGGTTGGTTTGCGCATATACGGAGAGCAGACTGGCATACAGTTCTCTTTTCCACCATCAGTCTGACCAGGAGAGGCAGGTTGTAACATCTGGGACCCACAGTAAACTCGGCGTGGAGGAGAGGCCTGCTCAATGCTCTTCAGGGTCTGAAGGTAGGTCTTCACAGAGTTTGAAAGTTTATCTGACACAGCCGTCTCCCTTTGTGCATTTTCATGCAATTCCAGAACACTCTTGGTAAGCTGAGAGTTTGGTTGACATAATTCTAACTGATGAGCGTATTTGCCGGTGTCCTTTGTTTGACTTATCTGCAGATTTCTgtgtgcatgaaaaaaaaaaaaaaaaaaaaaaacagcatttgttctGTTATATGCTACATtgtttaaattagatttgaaaATGGAATTTCTTTGTAGTTTAGATGAATGGCATTCAAGCCTAAATTTCAAGTAGTACAACGTACGGTAACATAATTGCTTAATctactgtacacacacaaaaagaaggGCTTGTAATGCACCCTGTCCATATTAACATTTGACTGgatgcacattttttaaacaagcacTTTAACTTCCTTTTTAAAAGTCGATCATTGAACTATAAAACAAATCTGTaagcaaatgtttatt
This window encodes:
- the LOC122347098 gene encoding IQ calmodulin-binding motif-containing protein 1-like is translated as MGPSGDEMSPELKDLVADIREQSENKVNDVYSKLKGLVGRKSLGDQRDLEACKQSLYSHGVLRYCSSTLRFSPAKIHGGYAVLTQMADLLSTCCVGLGAFRDVEVFSHEFLPSVVESLLFLADCLMNRALRDKAHNEMIRLFRKVFDSIGWLLRAHTHLLHHVLRSKHYENIQICEDDDISIVTLTMWNNIFRANGVVVSEMGARALTDIMDDIVYKMSSSSNPVIGRAAVKTLVLILDHSSSTHQLIHRRYRGLADLAVKDWRGKGFDSVLDQLIDHLQTDTKESSEEYVRAACIIQAAWRAHQTRKRLRKLPRAVSTLQRSFREKRRRQQEHTERQRAEEELRHQVCLRRQRAMRRFRQHQLHLMEILPAAQVERYLGELENKAAVLIQRVWRGHRERRSFRQHRYILRQHRAAVTLQRATLRFLKRRRAQRSGLTPLKGPKGLTDSRRTELKQHIQEHISQHPSSVRSAEGSVELHQRAQSLLHQHLINRASDRTHEQHRQALLAQINTDLELLFNAPSLKDARAGDVNLFLSRSCPVATFARQSHNALMQSMRLPWWRMLGEEFSSPEEPPRKDYDTDIESLYLGGS
- the tbx19 gene encoding T-box transcription factor TBX19, with translation MKVEEDLRSGGGGAGTGARGSNDCCITRLLSVVENELQAGREKGDPTEKQLKVTLEDAELWRKFKEVTNEMIVTKNGRRMFPVLKVCVTGLDPNAMYSFLLDFSPADGHRWKYVNGEWVPAGKPEPHSHSCVYIHPDSPNSGAHWMKAPVSFNKVKLTNKLNGGGQIMLNSLHKYEPQIHIVRVGGSHRMVTNISFTDTQFIAVTAYQNEEITALKIKHNPFAKAFLDAKERSHPKNHLEPPAENQHMGIPHCGWFLSNPDTLCSAGGGNFPYPGGLPLTPHHGYKHYPGLHGHRAAPYPPPYLPRHHHHRGHNSVSLSENLSPGAMQMFSGHEGWTGMSPPGPAAMLSMQPAPSSPGTSSQYPCLWTVSSCTVSSSPPGGIVSNTHSQEEPTDGGSTSTSPCSLLQGHGPTSSEGAVSQANHSRAGGVSWPSVSTHSF